Proteins from one Elgaria multicarinata webbii isolate HBS135686 ecotype San Diego chromosome 3, rElgMul1.1.pri, whole genome shotgun sequence genomic window:
- the TEX28 gene encoding testis-specific protein TEX28, producing the protein MVDLYNPSKGESAQQAEGSTSQVLGSVAPSRGHRNSVALATSQLSSRSQKDALRHRIFHLSELLRVEKTNRDDNTSCYVELVSKADREKAPSIRQTFERINQRSSANIAHLEQRLQDCWGQLKKLEQRVFTTQDSSASTSSTQPQLFTPSNSSSLQASFNISRIRTGETVAVEEVHLPPLPESQENCPDPEAIRKQFLEEESKQRLQELNGQLLELREDHKALEDEWHKLDESWKADKQQMMELLQEEKRRYYHLEVQVNDVIQINLNEITNVKQDLACTEEKMVYQSYERSRDIWEVLDSYQTRLTKLETQQQTQQQEAMELPQASVYKLYGQLMNLLLTIAAIFLVCVSTVSACALPLLRTRWRAIATVLVVAVATAVWNYFPEIAQLECWFTHY; encoded by the exons GTGGCACCCAGTCGTGGCCACAGAAACTCTGTTGCTTTGGCCACTTCCCAGTTGAGCAGCCGCAGCCAGAAAGATGCCCTCCGCCATCGCATATTTCACTTGTCTGAGCTCTTGCGGGTGGAAAAGACCAACCGAGATGACAATACCTCATGCTATGTGGAGCTGGTGAGCAAGGCTGACCGGGAGAAGGCGCCCTCCATCCGTCAGACCTTTGAACGTATCAACCAGCGCTCCTCGGCTAATATTGCCCATCTGGAACAGCGTCTGCAGGATTGCTGGGGCCAGCTGAAGAAGTTAGAGCAGAGGGTTTTCACAACACAGGACAGCAGTGCCAGTACCAGCTCTACCCAGCCGCAGTTATTCACCCCCAGTAACAGCTCCTCCCTGCAGGCATCCTTTAATATATCCCGGATCCGCACTGGAGAAACTGTTGCTGTGGAAGAAGtccacctccctccccttccagaGAGCCAGGAGAATTGCCCAGACCCCGAGGCCATCCGAAAGCAATTCCTTGAGGAGGAGAGCAAGCAGAGGCTTCAGGAGTTGAATGGCCAGCTGTTAGAGCTGAGAGAAGACCacaaggccctggaggatgagtGGCACAAGCTGGATGAGTCATGGAAGGCGGACAAACAACAGATGATGGAACTCCtacaggaggagaagaggag GTACTATCATCTGGAAGTACAAGTGAATGATGTGATACAGATAAATCTCAATGAGATCACCAATGTCAAGCAAGACCTGGCCTGTACTGAGGAGAAGATGGTCTACCAGTCTTACGAGAGGTCTCGGGACATCTGG GAGGTGCTGGACTCCTACCAGACTCGACTGACCAAACTGGAAACGCAGCAGCAGACCCAGCAACAGGAGGCAATGGAGCTGCCCCAAGCCAGTGTGTATAAACTTTATGGGCAGCTCATGAATCTCCTGCTGACCATCGCTGCCATCTTCTTGGTGTGCGTCTCCACCGTGTCAGCCTGTGCCCTTCCTCTTCTGCGGACTCGCTGGCGTGCCATTGCCACGGTCCTTGTGGTCGCCGTTGCAACTGCTGTCTGGAACTACTTCCCTGAAATTGCCCAGCTAGAATG ctggTTTACCCATTACTAG
- the LOC134394146 gene encoding red-sensitive opsin has translation MTEAWNGAVFAARRRSDDEDTTRDSMFVYTNSNNTRGPFEGPNYHIAPRWVYNITSLWMIFVVIASVFTNGLVLVATAKFKKLRHPLNWILVNLAIADLGETVIASTISVVNQVFGYFILGHPMCVVEGYTVSACGITALWSLAIISWERWVVVCKPFGNVKFDAKLAMAGIVFSWAWACTWTAPPIFGWSRYWPHGLKTSCGPDVFSGSDDPGVQSYMIVLMITCCFIPLSVIILCYLQVWMAIRAVAAQQKESESTQKAEREVSRMVVVMIVAYCFCWGPYTFFACFAAANPGYAFHPLAAALPAFFAKSATIYNPIIYVFMNRQFRNCIMQLFGKKVDDGSEVSSTSRTEVSSVSNSSVSPA, from the exons ATGACGGAAGCCTGGAATGGGGCTGTATTTGCTGCCCGCCGGCGCAGTGACGATGAAGACACCACGAGAGATAGCATGTTCGTTTACACCAACAGCAACAATACCCGGG GTCCTTTTGAAGGTCCAAACTACCATATTGCACCACGATGGGTCTACAACATCACTTCTCTCTGGATGATCTTTGTGGTCATTGCCTCTGTCTTCACCAATGGTTTGGTATTGGTGGCCACTGCCAAATTTAAAAAGCTACGGCATCCACTCAACTGGATTCTGGTGAACTTGGCAATAGCTGATCTGGGCGAGACCGTTATTGCCAGCACCATCAGTGTTGTCAACCAGGTCTTTGGCTATTTCATTCTTGGCCATCCGATGTGTGTGGTGGAGGGATACACTGTGTCTGCTTGCG GCATCACTGCGCTCTGGTCTTTGGCCATTATCTCCTGGGAGCGCTGGGTCGTTGTCTGCAAGCCCTTTGGAAATGTGAAGTTTGATGCCAAACTGGCCATGGCTGGCATTGTCTTCTCCTGGGCGTGGGCTTGTACCTGGACAGCACCACCCATCTTTGGCTGGAGTAG GTATTGGCCTCACGGTCTGAAGACATCATGTGGTCCAGATGTATTCAGTGGCAGCGATGACCCCGGTGTTCAGTCTTACATGATTGTCCTCATGATCACCTGTTGCTTCATCCCACTGTCTGTCATCATCCTCTGCTACCTGCAAGTGTGGATGGCTATCCGTGCG GTCGCTGCCCAGCAGAAAGAGTCAGAGTCTACACAGAAGGCTGAGAGGGAAGTGTCAAGGATGGTGGTGGTCATGATTGTTGCCTATTGCTTCTGCTGGGGACCGTACACGTTCTTTGCCTGTTTTGCTGCCGCCAACCCAGGCTATGCCTTCCACCCCCTTgcagctgctctgcctgccttCTTTGCAAAGAGCGCCACCATCTACAACCCGATTATCTACGTCTTCATGAACAGACAG TTCCGCAATTGCATAATGCAGCTCTTTGGCAAGAAGGTGGATGATGGCTCTGAAGTCTCCTCTACTTCCCGCACTGAGGTCTCCTCCGTCTCTAACTCCTCTGTATCACCAGCATAA